The Brachyhypopomus gauderio isolate BG-103 chromosome 12, BGAUD_0.2, whole genome shotgun sequence genome window below encodes:
- the dot1l gene encoding histone-lysine N-methyltransferase, H3 lysine-79 specific isoform X2, with translation MSSFYIYELPELHGLNLSKQHGTRTTLRARRAARMGERLELKLKSPVGAEPAGYPWPLPVYDKHHDAAHEIIETIRWVCEEIPDLKLAMENYVLIDYDTKSFESMQRLCDKYNRAIDSIHQLWKGTTQPMKLNRRPSNGLLRHILQQVYNHSVTDPEKLNNYEPFSPEVYGETSFDLVAQIIDEIEMMEDDTFVDLGSGVGQVVLQVAAATNCKHYYGVEKAEIPATYAEAMDREFKRWMKWYGKKHGEYTLERGDFLSEDWKDRIANTSVIFVNNFAFGPEVDHQLKERFANMKEGGKIVSSKPFAPLNFRINSRNLSDIGTIMRVVELSPLRGSVSWTGKPVSYYLHTIDRTILENYFSSLKNPKLREEQEAARRRQQKDTKDSKSTTTTPTKPKESKDSGGEEENLGPLVTVKPSPKPRRTKLLAKGRKQGSRKRGRPKKAAAAVAAVAAATERKTKKTQSALDLLHTKTVSAAPPQDAYRSPQSAFYHLPPKVQHYTASQLLLCATPPGLQALLDSVKVQYLQFMAHMKTPQYRTNLQQALEQERLRHTELSGQAQQLVSACHTHKERIKDLFQSKLEELGVKAVTVEDLVQAQKEITAHNMQLREQTKQLERDMVELKDQSLLLLKARCEELKLDWSSLCLETLLKEKAALRRQISEKQRHCLELQISIVELEKSQRQQELLQLKSSYSPCEDSPYRKSLPSLEPRPPLDIDAPKLAGFNGLSPELSINGTASPGYERGGGGNGKNELLSRYLPVSPEHEMVPPTPDARSRQPGQPLPDYTRFSPAKIALRRHLNQDPSQFRALSALHRGDVGMVSSPTLGLKQGCLSPSPAENQQTAPFKVKDKSPAGPGDITSLPVSIPLSTVHPSKLPVSIPLASVVLPSRAERLRSTPSPVSGREPSAGQMGAKSALTPNSGYSANSGLVNGSHCGVTAGDADGGRCSPPPHAAPLLCLQPRGPGLSPPLGTGGVLHYADRPPRLPPEEGPDRPAPESDTEGLDSEARRRIFFSSSSSSSSSSSSAGGARPHHSSAKHGQQHHGGHHHHHHHHHHHPHNHHSPGSHSHEGRKRGRRKRSSSSGLLPASTSPKRRSFPGLGCSSHSSGSPLNINTMVNNINQPLEISAISSPEQSVRSPCEADLDQPPVLKRERPLELNGSGRYSSTPSSEDEDGGYPADSSSSRIERKIATISLESRDGERGSQGRRSGASSVSSEVSSSSSSKWKSTFSPISDPKPTPPDLRQGGSPFGVGVARGGGGDSDSDQKQQRRAEREREAYGNPKPFQGAETGARPAQMSERTQPKQKPREWELKTMSGLASQNLFISAATSAGMLSGKVGGATTVSSASSVGQYFPLGGASVLQSLFGAQAPNPPTSGAPRLVNGHSALGSFSSAGLAGGAAGGN, from the exons ATGAGCAGCTTTTATATATATGAATTACCCGAACTACATGGTCTAAATCTGAGTAAACAACACGGCACACGTACGACT CTGAGAGCGCGGAGGGCGGCGAGGATGGGAGAGCGGCTGGAGCTGAAGCTGAAGTCGCCGGTCGGGGCCGAACCTGCGGGCTACCCGTGGCCGCTGCCGGTCTAC GACAAACATCATGATGCTGCCCATGAAATCATCGAAACCATTCG ATGGGTGTGTGAGGAGATCCCAGATCTTAAGCTGGCTATGGAGAACTATGTGCTCATCGACTACGACACCAAGag TTTTGAGAGTATGCAAAGACTATGTGACAAGTACAACAGAGCCATCGACAGCATTCACCAACTG TGGAAAGGGACCACCCAGCCCATGAAGCTGAACAGAAGGCCTTCCAACGGTCTCCTGCGGCACATCCTGCAGCAGGTCTACAACCACTCCGTCACCGACCCGGAAAAGCTCAACAACTACGAGCCCTTCTCGCCCGAGGTGTACGGGGAGACCTCCTTCGACCTGGTGGCTCAGATCATAGACGAGATCGAGATGATGGAGGACGATACCTTCGTGGACCTGGGCAGCG GTGTGGGCCAGGTGGTGCTGCAGGTCGCGGCTGCCACTAACTGTAAGCACTACTACGGCGTGGAGAAGGCGGAGATTCCAGCCACGTACGCAGAG GCAATGGACAGAGAGTTTAAGAGGTGGATGAAGTGGTATGGGAAAAAACATGGGGAATACACG CTAGAGAGAGGAGATTTTCTTTCAGAAGACTGGAAAGACAGAATAGCCAACACAAG tgttatttttgtgaataattttgCCTTTGGTCCAGAGGTAGATCACCAGCTGAAGGAGCGATTTGCCAACATGAAGGAAG GTGGAAAAATAGTATCCTCAAAACCTTTTGCACCTCTTAATTTTAGAATAAACAGTCGAAACTTGAGTG ATATTGGCACAATAATGCGTGTTGTTGAGCTGTCTCCACTGAGAGGCTCTGTGTCATGGACGGGGAAGCCAGTTTCCTACTATCTACATACAATAGACCGCACCATA CTTGAAAACTATTTTTCTAGTCTCAAAAATCCTAAACTCAGG GAAGAACAGGAAGCTGCGAGACGCCGTCAACAAAAAGACACCAAGGACAGCAAGAGCACCACCACAACCCCAACCAAGCCCAAGGAGAGTAAG GACTCCGGTGGTGAGGAGGAGAACTTGGGCCCTCTGGTCACTGTGAAGCCGTCTCCTAAACCCCGGCGGACCAAGCTGCTGGCCAAGGGCCGTAAGCAGGGCAGCAGAAAGCGCGGGCGGCCCAAGAAGGCGGCCGCGGCGGTAGCAGCCGTCGCTGCCGCCACCGAGCGCAAGACCAAGAAGACCCAGAGCGCTCTGGATCTGCTGCACACCAAGACCGTGTCGGCAGCACCCCCTCAGG ATGCGTACAGGTCACCTCAGAGCGCCTTCTACCACCTACCTCCCAAAGTGCAGCATTACACGGCCAGCCAGCTCCTGCTCTGCGCCACGCCACCGGGTCTGCAGGCGCTGCTGG ATAGTGTCAAAGTCCAGTACTTGCAGTTCATGGCCCATATGAAGACCCCGCAGTACCGCACGAACCTGCAACAGGCTCTGGAGCAGGAGAGG ctcAGACACACCGAGCTGTCGGGTCAAGCCCAGCAGCTGGTGAGTGCGTGCCACACCCACAAGGAGCGGATCAAAGACCTGTTCCAGTCCAAGCTGGAGGAG CTGGGTGTGAAAGCGGTGACGGTGGAGGACCTGGTGCAGGCCCAGAAAGAGATCACGGCCCATAACATGCAGCTGCGTGAGCAGACCAAGCAGCTGGAGAGAGACATGGTGGAGTTGAAGGACCAGAGCCTGCTGTTG CTGAAGGCCCGCTGTGAGGAGCTGAAGCTGGACTGGAGCTCTCTGTGCCTGGAGACCCTGCTGAAGGAGAAGGCAGCGCTCCGCAGACAGATCTCGGAGAAACAGCGCCACTGCCTGGAGCTGCAG ATCAGCATTGTGGAGCTGGAGAAGAGCCAGAGGCAGCAGGAACTCCTGCAGCTCAAATCTTCCTACAGCCCGTGTGAAGATTCGCCCTATCGTAagagtcttcccagcctggagCCCCGCCCCCCTCTAGACATCGACGCCCCCAAGTTGGCCGGCTTCAATGGCCTCAGCCCCGAGCTGTCCATCAACGGCACCGCCTCCCCCGGCTACGAGCGAGGCGGCGGGGGGAACGGCAAGAACGAGCTCCTGTCTCGCTACCTGCCCGTCTCCCCCGAGCACGAGATGGTGCCCCCCACCCCGGATGCGCGGAGCAGGCAGCCGGGCCAGCCGCTGCCCGATTACACTCGCTTCTCCCCGGCCAAGATTGCCTTGCGCAGGCACCTGAACCAAGACCCCAGCCAGTTCAGGGCGCTCAGCGCCCTCCACAG GGGTGATGTTGGCATGGTGTCGTCGCCTACCCTCGGGCTAAAACAGGGCTGCCTATCGCCAAGCCCAGCGGAGAATCAGCAAACGGCTCCATTCAAA GTGAAGGACAAGAGCCCAGCGGGTCCGGGTGACATCACCAGTCTCCCGGTCAGTATCCCCCTCAGCACCGTGCACCCCAGCAAGCTCCCCGTGAGCATCCCCCTGGCCAGCGTGGTCCTGCCCAGCCGCGCAGAGAGACTG AGGAGCACTCCCAGTCCCGTGTCTGGCAGAGAGCCATCGGCAGGGCAGATGGGCGCCAAATCGGCTCTGACTCCCAACTCAG GGTACTCCGCTAACTCGGGGCTGGTGAACGGCTCCCACTGCGGCGTGACCGCAGGGGACGCGGACGGCGGCAGGtgctcccctcccccccacgcCGCACCCCTGCTGTGCCTCCAGCCCCGTGGGCCCGGCCTCAGCCCTCCCCTGGGCACGGGGGGCGTCTTGCATTACGCCGACCGCCCGCCCCGCCTTCCCCCCGAGGAGGGCCCCGACCGGCCGGCCCCAGAGTCGGACACGGAAGGCCTCGACAGCGAGGCGCGGCGTCGCattttcttctcctcttcctcctcgtcctcgtcctcttcctcgtctGCCGGAGGAGCGCGGCCGCATCACTCGTCGGCCAAGCATGGGCAACAGCATCACGGCggtcaccaccaccatcaccaccaccaccaccaccaccctcacaaccaCCACTCCCCAGGCTCCCACAGCCATGAGGGCCGCAAGAGGGGCCGGCGCAAACGCAGCTCCTCCTCCGGCCTCCTGCCAGCCAGCACCTCCCCCAAAAGGAGGTCCTTCCCCGGGCTGGGCTGCTCCAGCCACTCCTCTGGTTCTCCGCTTAATATCAACACCATG GTGAACAACATCAACCAGCCATTGGAGATCTCTGCCATCTCCTCTCCGGAGCAGTCCGTCCGCAGCCCGTGCGAAGCTGACCTGGACCAGCCGCCGGTTCTGAAGCGAGAGCGCCCCCTGGAGCTCAACGGCTCTGGCCgctactcctccacccccagctcAGAGGACGAGGACGGCGGGTACCCGGCAGACAGCAGCTCGTCGCG AATCGAAAGGAAAATTGCTACGATTTCCCTCGAAAGCAGAGATGGTGAAAGAG gCTCGCAGGGCCGCAGGTCTGGGGCCAGCAGCGTGAGCAGCgaggtctcctcctcctcctccagcaaaTGGAAGTCCACCTTCTCTCCCATTTCCGACCCCAAGCCCACGCCCCCCGACCTCCGCCAGGGCGGCTCCCCCTTCGGTGTGGGCGTGGCccgtggagggggaggagactcCGACTCCGACCAGAAGCAGCAGAGGAGGGCCGAGCGAGAACGGGAGGCGTACGGGAACCCCAAGCCGTTCCAGGGCGCCGAGACGGGCGCCCGTCCCGCGCAAATGTCCGAGCGCACACAGCCAAAGCAGAAGCCACGCGAGTGGGAGCTGAAGACCATGAGCGGATTGGCCAGCCAGAACCTCTTCATCTCCGCCGCAACCAGTGCCGGCATGCTGAGCGGGAAAGTGGGCGGGGCCACCACCGTTTCCTCCGCCTCCTCTGTGGGACAATACTTCCCTCTGGGTGGAGCCTCGGTCTTGCAGTCTTTGTTTGGGGCGCAAGCTCCCAACCCACCGACCAGTGGAGCTCCACGATTGGTCAACGGCCACTCTGCACTGGGCAGCTTTTCCAGCGCTGGACTAGCAGGGGGCGCAGCAGGAG GTAACTGA
- the dot1l gene encoding histone-lysine N-methyltransferase, H3 lysine-79 specific isoform X1, whose product MSSFYIYELPELHGLNLSKQHGTRTTFPCEQLRARRAARMGERLELKLKSPVGAEPAGYPWPLPVYDKHHDAAHEIIETIRWVCEEIPDLKLAMENYVLIDYDTKSFESMQRLCDKYNRAIDSIHQLWKGTTQPMKLNRRPSNGLLRHILQQVYNHSVTDPEKLNNYEPFSPEVYGETSFDLVAQIIDEIEMMEDDTFVDLGSGVGQVVLQVAAATNCKHYYGVEKAEIPATYAEAMDREFKRWMKWYGKKHGEYTLERGDFLSEDWKDRIANTSVIFVNNFAFGPEVDHQLKERFANMKEGGKIVSSKPFAPLNFRINSRNLSDIGTIMRVVELSPLRGSVSWTGKPVSYYLHTIDRTILENYFSSLKNPKLREEQEAARRRQQKDTKDSKSTTTTPTKPKESKDSGGEEENLGPLVTVKPSPKPRRTKLLAKGRKQGSRKRGRPKKAAAAVAAVAAATERKTKKTQSALDLLHTKTVSAAPPQDAYRSPQSAFYHLPPKVQHYTASQLLLCATPPGLQALLDSVKVQYLQFMAHMKTPQYRTNLQQALEQERLRHTELSGQAQQLVSACHTHKERIKDLFQSKLEELGVKAVTVEDLVQAQKEITAHNMQLREQTKQLERDMVELKDQSLLLLKARCEELKLDWSSLCLETLLKEKAALRRQISEKQRHCLELQISIVELEKSQRQQELLQLKSSYSPCEDSPYRKSLPSLEPRPPLDIDAPKLAGFNGLSPELSINGTASPGYERGGGGNGKNELLSRYLPVSPEHEMVPPTPDARSRQPGQPLPDYTRFSPAKIALRRHLNQDPSQFRALSALHRGDVGMVSSPTLGLKQGCLSPSPAENQQTAPFKVKDKSPAGPGDITSLPVSIPLSTVHPSKLPVSIPLASVVLPSRAERLRSTPSPVSGREPSAGQMGAKSALTPNSGYSANSGLVNGSHCGVTAGDADGGRCSPPPHAAPLLCLQPRGPGLSPPLGTGGVLHYADRPPRLPPEEGPDRPAPESDTEGLDSEARRRIFFSSSSSSSSSSSSAGGARPHHSSAKHGQQHHGGHHHHHHHHHHHPHNHHSPGSHSHEGRKRGRRKRSSSSGLLPASTSPKRRSFPGLGCSSHSSGSPLNINTMVNNINQPLEISAISSPEQSVRSPCEADLDQPPVLKRERPLELNGSGRYSSTPSSEDEDGGYPADSSSSRIERKIATISLESRDGERGSQGRRSGASSVSSEVSSSSSSKWKSTFSPISDPKPTPPDLRQGGSPFGVGVARGGGGDSDSDQKQQRRAEREREAYGNPKPFQGAETGARPAQMSERTQPKQKPREWELKTMSGLASQNLFISAATSAGMLSGKVGGATTVSSASSVGQYFPLGGASVLQSLFGAQAPNPPTSGAPRLVNGHSALGSFSSAGLAGGAAGGN is encoded by the exons ATGAGCAGCTTTTATATATATGAATTACCCGAACTACATGGTCTAAATCTGAGTAAACAACACGGCACACGTACGACT TTCCCGTGCGAGCAGCTGAGAGCGCGGAGGGCGGCGAGGATGGGAGAGCGGCTGGAGCTGAAGCTGAAGTCGCCGGTCGGGGCCGAACCTGCGGGCTACCCGTGGCCGCTGCCGGTCTAC GACAAACATCATGATGCTGCCCATGAAATCATCGAAACCATTCG ATGGGTGTGTGAGGAGATCCCAGATCTTAAGCTGGCTATGGAGAACTATGTGCTCATCGACTACGACACCAAGag TTTTGAGAGTATGCAAAGACTATGTGACAAGTACAACAGAGCCATCGACAGCATTCACCAACTG TGGAAAGGGACCACCCAGCCCATGAAGCTGAACAGAAGGCCTTCCAACGGTCTCCTGCGGCACATCCTGCAGCAGGTCTACAACCACTCCGTCACCGACCCGGAAAAGCTCAACAACTACGAGCCCTTCTCGCCCGAGGTGTACGGGGAGACCTCCTTCGACCTGGTGGCTCAGATCATAGACGAGATCGAGATGATGGAGGACGATACCTTCGTGGACCTGGGCAGCG GTGTGGGCCAGGTGGTGCTGCAGGTCGCGGCTGCCACTAACTGTAAGCACTACTACGGCGTGGAGAAGGCGGAGATTCCAGCCACGTACGCAGAG GCAATGGACAGAGAGTTTAAGAGGTGGATGAAGTGGTATGGGAAAAAACATGGGGAATACACG CTAGAGAGAGGAGATTTTCTTTCAGAAGACTGGAAAGACAGAATAGCCAACACAAG tgttatttttgtgaataattttgCCTTTGGTCCAGAGGTAGATCACCAGCTGAAGGAGCGATTTGCCAACATGAAGGAAG GTGGAAAAATAGTATCCTCAAAACCTTTTGCACCTCTTAATTTTAGAATAAACAGTCGAAACTTGAGTG ATATTGGCACAATAATGCGTGTTGTTGAGCTGTCTCCACTGAGAGGCTCTGTGTCATGGACGGGGAAGCCAGTTTCCTACTATCTACATACAATAGACCGCACCATA CTTGAAAACTATTTTTCTAGTCTCAAAAATCCTAAACTCAGG GAAGAACAGGAAGCTGCGAGACGCCGTCAACAAAAAGACACCAAGGACAGCAAGAGCACCACCACAACCCCAACCAAGCCCAAGGAGAGTAAG GACTCCGGTGGTGAGGAGGAGAACTTGGGCCCTCTGGTCACTGTGAAGCCGTCTCCTAAACCCCGGCGGACCAAGCTGCTGGCCAAGGGCCGTAAGCAGGGCAGCAGAAAGCGCGGGCGGCCCAAGAAGGCGGCCGCGGCGGTAGCAGCCGTCGCTGCCGCCACCGAGCGCAAGACCAAGAAGACCCAGAGCGCTCTGGATCTGCTGCACACCAAGACCGTGTCGGCAGCACCCCCTCAGG ATGCGTACAGGTCACCTCAGAGCGCCTTCTACCACCTACCTCCCAAAGTGCAGCATTACACGGCCAGCCAGCTCCTGCTCTGCGCCACGCCACCGGGTCTGCAGGCGCTGCTGG ATAGTGTCAAAGTCCAGTACTTGCAGTTCATGGCCCATATGAAGACCCCGCAGTACCGCACGAACCTGCAACAGGCTCTGGAGCAGGAGAGG ctcAGACACACCGAGCTGTCGGGTCAAGCCCAGCAGCTGGTGAGTGCGTGCCACACCCACAAGGAGCGGATCAAAGACCTGTTCCAGTCCAAGCTGGAGGAG CTGGGTGTGAAAGCGGTGACGGTGGAGGACCTGGTGCAGGCCCAGAAAGAGATCACGGCCCATAACATGCAGCTGCGTGAGCAGACCAAGCAGCTGGAGAGAGACATGGTGGAGTTGAAGGACCAGAGCCTGCTGTTG CTGAAGGCCCGCTGTGAGGAGCTGAAGCTGGACTGGAGCTCTCTGTGCCTGGAGACCCTGCTGAAGGAGAAGGCAGCGCTCCGCAGACAGATCTCGGAGAAACAGCGCCACTGCCTGGAGCTGCAG ATCAGCATTGTGGAGCTGGAGAAGAGCCAGAGGCAGCAGGAACTCCTGCAGCTCAAATCTTCCTACAGCCCGTGTGAAGATTCGCCCTATCGTAagagtcttcccagcctggagCCCCGCCCCCCTCTAGACATCGACGCCCCCAAGTTGGCCGGCTTCAATGGCCTCAGCCCCGAGCTGTCCATCAACGGCACCGCCTCCCCCGGCTACGAGCGAGGCGGCGGGGGGAACGGCAAGAACGAGCTCCTGTCTCGCTACCTGCCCGTCTCCCCCGAGCACGAGATGGTGCCCCCCACCCCGGATGCGCGGAGCAGGCAGCCGGGCCAGCCGCTGCCCGATTACACTCGCTTCTCCCCGGCCAAGATTGCCTTGCGCAGGCACCTGAACCAAGACCCCAGCCAGTTCAGGGCGCTCAGCGCCCTCCACAG GGGTGATGTTGGCATGGTGTCGTCGCCTACCCTCGGGCTAAAACAGGGCTGCCTATCGCCAAGCCCAGCGGAGAATCAGCAAACGGCTCCATTCAAA GTGAAGGACAAGAGCCCAGCGGGTCCGGGTGACATCACCAGTCTCCCGGTCAGTATCCCCCTCAGCACCGTGCACCCCAGCAAGCTCCCCGTGAGCATCCCCCTGGCCAGCGTGGTCCTGCCCAGCCGCGCAGAGAGACTG AGGAGCACTCCCAGTCCCGTGTCTGGCAGAGAGCCATCGGCAGGGCAGATGGGCGCCAAATCGGCTCTGACTCCCAACTCAG GGTACTCCGCTAACTCGGGGCTGGTGAACGGCTCCCACTGCGGCGTGACCGCAGGGGACGCGGACGGCGGCAGGtgctcccctcccccccacgcCGCACCCCTGCTGTGCCTCCAGCCCCGTGGGCCCGGCCTCAGCCCTCCCCTGGGCACGGGGGGCGTCTTGCATTACGCCGACCGCCCGCCCCGCCTTCCCCCCGAGGAGGGCCCCGACCGGCCGGCCCCAGAGTCGGACACGGAAGGCCTCGACAGCGAGGCGCGGCGTCGCattttcttctcctcttcctcctcgtcctcgtcctcttcctcgtctGCCGGAGGAGCGCGGCCGCATCACTCGTCGGCCAAGCATGGGCAACAGCATCACGGCggtcaccaccaccatcaccaccaccaccaccaccaccctcacaaccaCCACTCCCCAGGCTCCCACAGCCATGAGGGCCGCAAGAGGGGCCGGCGCAAACGCAGCTCCTCCTCCGGCCTCCTGCCAGCCAGCACCTCCCCCAAAAGGAGGTCCTTCCCCGGGCTGGGCTGCTCCAGCCACTCCTCTGGTTCTCCGCTTAATATCAACACCATG GTGAACAACATCAACCAGCCATTGGAGATCTCTGCCATCTCCTCTCCGGAGCAGTCCGTCCGCAGCCCGTGCGAAGCTGACCTGGACCAGCCGCCGGTTCTGAAGCGAGAGCGCCCCCTGGAGCTCAACGGCTCTGGCCgctactcctccacccccagctcAGAGGACGAGGACGGCGGGTACCCGGCAGACAGCAGCTCGTCGCG AATCGAAAGGAAAATTGCTACGATTTCCCTCGAAAGCAGAGATGGTGAAAGAG gCTCGCAGGGCCGCAGGTCTGGGGCCAGCAGCGTGAGCAGCgaggtctcctcctcctcctccagcaaaTGGAAGTCCACCTTCTCTCCCATTTCCGACCCCAAGCCCACGCCCCCCGACCTCCGCCAGGGCGGCTCCCCCTTCGGTGTGGGCGTGGCccgtggagggggaggagactcCGACTCCGACCAGAAGCAGCAGAGGAGGGCCGAGCGAGAACGGGAGGCGTACGGGAACCCCAAGCCGTTCCAGGGCGCCGAGACGGGCGCCCGTCCCGCGCAAATGTCCGAGCGCACACAGCCAAAGCAGAAGCCACGCGAGTGGGAGCTGAAGACCATGAGCGGATTGGCCAGCCAGAACCTCTTCATCTCCGCCGCAACCAGTGCCGGCATGCTGAGCGGGAAAGTGGGCGGGGCCACCACCGTTTCCTCCGCCTCCTCTGTGGGACAATACTTCCCTCTGGGTGGAGCCTCGGTCTTGCAGTCTTTGTTTGGGGCGCAAGCTCCCAACCCACCGACCAGTGGAGCTCCACGATTGGTCAACGGCCACTCTGCACTGGGCAGCTTTTCCAGCGCTGGACTAGCAGGGGGCGCAGCAGGAG GTAACTGA